GCGCTCTTCCAGCGCGCCGTCGACCCGGGCCACCTGGTGCAGGTCCGCATGCTGGTGGGCGGGCTGGCGCTCGTCCCGCTCGCGCTGGCGCGGGGCGTGGCCCCCGGCGCGTTCGCGCCGCGGCGGCTGCCCGCGCTGGCGCTCTACGCGCTGTTGCTGGCCGCCGTCCAGCTCACCTACTTCCAGGCGATCGCCGCCGCCGGCGTGGCGGTCGCCATCTTCCTCCAGTACACGGCGCCGCTCCTGGTGGCCGCCTTCGAGGCGGTCCGGGCGCGGCGCCTCCCCTCCCCGCTGGTGGCGGCGGCGCTCGCGACCGCCAGCGCCGGCTCGGCGCTCCTGGTGCTGCCGGGCGGCGGGGTCCGGGTCCCGGCGGCCGGCCTGGCCTGGGGGCTCGGGGCGGCGTTCGCGTTCGCGAGCGCGACGGTCACCGCGGGCGAGCTGCGCCGGGGCGGGCTGGGCGCCATCCCGCTCCTCGCGGTCGGGCTCACGCTCGGCTCGCTCGTCTTCGTGCCGGTGCGCACCCCGTGGCAGGCGCTCGCCAGCATCCCGCCGGCCGACGTGCCGTACTTCCTGTACGTGGCGCTGCTCGCGAGCGCCCTGCCGTTCACGCTCTACGCGGCGGCCCTGGCGGTGCTGCCCGGCAGCGTCGCCATGCTGCTCGCGATGCTGGAGCCGGTGCTCGCGGCGGCGCTCGCCTGGGTCGCGCTCGGCGAGGCGCTCTCGCCGCTGCAGCTCGCCGGCGGCGCGCTCATCCTCGGCGCCATCGCCCTCGCCGCGCGCGTCAAATGAAGAGGGCCGGCGCGAGCCGGCCCTCCGCGCTGCGTCGAGGTGGCGCCCCTCAGGCGGCCTTGGCCGCCTTCTGGTGGCACTTGCACTCGCCCTTCGGGCAGGCGCAGTCCTTCCCCTTCGCGCACTCGCAGCCCTTCTTCTCGGGCTCGGCAGCCGAGTACTTGGGGGCGCCACAGTTCGCGCACTTGCACTGGCCCTTGGGGCAGGTGCAGCCCTTGCCGCCCTTCGTGCACTCGCACTTGACGGTCCCCTCGGCCTTCTTCTCCGGGGCCGCCGCGGCGGGCTTCGGCGCAGGCGCCGCGTCGGGGGTCGCCTGGGGCTTCGCGCCCTTCTCGGCGGCGGCCTTCTTGGCGCAGTCGCAGTCCTTGCCGCAGGCGTAGGCGGGGGTGCCGGCGGTCAGCGCGAACGCGCTCGCGGCGGCCAGCGCGGCGCTCAGCAGGAATCGCTTCGTCATGGCGTGCTCCTTCGGCAGAGGGTCTCGATCAGGTGGACGAGCCTAGGAGGAGCTCCCGGACCCGTCAAGCGTCTGCCAGCCCGCCCGGGGTCACGCCCGGGCGCGCCGGGGGCGCCGGGGGCGCCGCGCGCGGCGCCCATTCCGTTGAGGCACCGAAGGTTGGCGTGTAGATTCCGCGCTGAATGCAAAACCTCGATCCGGACGCCCTGCTCGCGATGCTCCGCGACCCGAACCGGGAGACGCAGGAGATCGCGGCCAGCGCGGGCGTCCCCCGGGACGAGGCGGGCCGCGCCGCGCGCCTCGCCCTCGGCCTCGGCAAGGCCAAGCCGGAGGAGATCCTGAGCCTCCCCCCGCCGCTCGCGCTGGCGCTCCTCCGCGCCGCCGCGACCGCCGGGCGCGCCGACGTGCTGGCCGCGGCCGCCGCCCACCCTCACAAGGACCTCGCCAAGGAGGGCAAGCGCGCCCTCTACGTCCTCAAGATGCGCGGCGTCGCCGTCCCGGAGGCGCCGCGCCCCGCGGCCCCGCCGCCCGCGCCGGCGGTCGAGCCGCCGGTGCCGTGCTTCGCCTCCACCGTCGACGGCCACGGCGAGCGCGCGGTCTGGATCGGCCGCGCGGTGCCGGGCAAGGGCATCGAGGTGGGGCAGGCCGTCCTCTCCGACGAGAAGGGGCTGGTCGAGCTCCACCTCGCGCTCCTCGGCCGCAAGGAGTACCGGCAGTTCGCGAAGGACATCGTCGAGCGCGGGCGCAGCATGGGCGTGGCGGAGACCGAGCGGGAGCAGGCGAAGGGCCTCGTCGCCGCGGCCCGCCGGCTCAACGACCCGGTCGCGCACCCGCCGCCCCCGGGGGCGGACGCGTGGCTGGCGCGGCTCGGGCCGGCGGAGCTCCCGCCCGACCCGGCCGAGCGGTTCCCCGCGCTGCCCGAGGAGGAGGAGCGGGCCGCGGTCGAGGCCTCGGGCCGGCTCCACGAGCTCCCGCTCCTGCGCGGCTGGCTCGCCGACGAGGAGGCGCTGCGCAGCCTCGCGCGCAAGCTCGACGAGATCGCCGTCTCGGCGCTCTACCTCGACGAGCGGCAGCGCGCCGACGCCGCGGCGAGCGCGCTGGCCGAGGCGGTGGCCGCGCTCTTCGACCCGCCCCGGCGCGCGCGCTGGTCCTCGCGCCTCTTCGCGGTGGCCGACCACCTGCAGCGCGCCGGCGACCCGGTGCACGCCGGCCTGGCGGCGGCCGCCGCCCGCGCGCTGCGCGGCGGCGCCCCGCCCGACCGCATCCCGTTCGCGCGGCTGCTCGTCGAGAAGGCCTTCCCGCCCGGCAGCGCCGCCCCGCGGCCGCCCCAGCCCACGCCCGCGCCCGGCGCCGCCGGCCCCGGCTCGCTCATCGTCCCGCCCTGACATGCCCGACCACCGGAACCCCAAGCCCACCGTCGACGTCGTCATCCTCCTCCCCGACGGGCGCGTCGTGCTCGTGGAGCGCAGGAACCCGCCCGCCGGATGGGCGCTGCCCGGGGGCTTCGTCGACGAGGGCGAGGCGCTGGCGGCGGCCGCGGTGCGGGAGGCGCGCGAGGAGACCGGGCTCGAGGTCACCCTGGTCGAGCAGCTCCACACCTACTCCGACCCGCGCCGCGATCCGCGCCACCACACCATCAGCACCGTCTTCCTGGGGCGCGCGGCCGGCGCGCCGAAGGGCGGCGACGACGCGCTCCGCGCCGAGGCGTTCGCCTGGAGCGCGCTCCCGGCGCCGCTCGCCTTCGACCACGCCGAGATCCTGGCGGACGCCCGGCGCTACCTGCTCACCGGCGCGCGGAGGCGGCTGTGAGCGCGCCCGCGGCCGCGGCGCCGCTGGGGCCGGTCGAGCGCGCCGCGCTGCTCGGGGTGGCGCGCGCCGCCGTGCGGGCGCGCCTCGGGCTGGGCGGAGCGCCGGCGCTCCCCGCCGAGGGTCCCCTGGCGGCGCCCGGCGGCGCCTTCGTGACGCTGCGGGTGCGCGGCGAGCTGCGCGGCTGCCTCGGCTCGTTCGCCCCGCGGGGCTCGCTGGCCGCGACGGTCGCGGCCCTGGCGGCCGGCGCCGCCACCGAGGACCCGCGCTTCCCGCCGCTCCGGCCCGAGGAGCTCGACGACCTCGACCTGCACGTGTCGATCGTGGCGCCGCGCCGGCCGATGCGCGATCCGTCCGAGCTGGCGCTCGGGCGCGACGGCGTGGTGGTCGAGCTCGGCTGGCACCGCGGCGCGCTCCTGCCGCAGGTGGCGGTGGAGGAGGGCTGGGACGCGAAGACCTTCCTCGAGCGGACCTGCCTCAAGGCGGGCCTCCCGCCGGGCGCCTGGCGCGATCCGCAGGCCAAGGTCGAGCTCTTCGCGGCCGAGGAGGTCGGGCCCGAGCGGCTTGACCCCGCCCGGCCGGGCATGTGAAGGGGTTCGGATGGCTCACGTCTTCGGTGCGTCCGCGAGCTTCGCGGTGGTGGCGCTGCTGGTCGTCGTCGCCTTCGGCGCGCTCGTCATCATCCACGAGCTGGGGCACTTCGCCGCCGCGCGGCTCTGCCGCATGCGCGTCGAGCGCTTCAGCGTCGGCTTCGGGCCGGTGCTCCTCAGGCGGCGCCAGGGCGAGACCGAGTGGGCGCTCTCGGCGGTGCCGTTCGGCGGCTACGTCAAGATCGCGGGGATGGGCCCGGGCGAGGAGATCGCGCCGGACGACCGAGCCGCGTACGCGAACCAGCCCGCCTGGCGGCGGTTCCTCGTCATCCTGGCCGGGCCGGCCATGAACTACCTGTTCGCGGTGCTCCTGGCGGCCGCGATGCTCGCCAGCCTCGGCTTCCGCGAGCCGGACCCGGCCCCGGTGATCGGCGAGATCGTGGCCGGCGGCGCCGCCGCGCGCGCGGGGCTCCAGGCCGGCGACCGCGTGCGCTCGGTGGACGGCCGATCGATCGAGACCTGGAAGGCGCTGGTGGAGGAGGTGGTGGCGCACCCCGGCCGCGAGGCGCGGCTCTCCGTGGAGCGCGGCGGCGCGACGGTGGAGCTCGTCGCGACCCCGGAGGACAAGGGCGGCGCCGGGCGGCTCGGCATCGGCCAGGCGGCCCGGGTCACGCGGGCCTCTCCGGCCGAGGCCGTCGCGGGCGGCCTGCGGGTCACCAACGAGCGGGCGGGCGAGATCCTGGCCGGCCTGGGTCAGATGGTGACCGGCCGCCAGCGCGCCGAGCTGCGCGGGCCGGTGGGCATCGCCCAGGAGATGGCGAAGAGCGCCCGCGCCGGCGCCGCCCCCTTCATCAGCATCGTCTGGTTCATCTCCATCGCGCTCGGGCTCTTCAACCTGCTCCCCTTGCCAGCGCTCGACGGGGGCCGGCTGGTGTTCCTGGTCTACGAGATCGTCACGCGGCGGCGCGTGAACCAGCGCGTCGAGAACGTGGTCCACCTCGCCGGCTTCGTGGCGTTGTTCGGGCTCCTGCTGGCGGTGACGGTGTTCGGCGACCTGGCGCGGATCTTCCGGTAATTGACTTACAGTAACCCACCCTCGATCGCACCAGGGGTGATCCCTCCGCGCGGCCGCGTGGTATCCTTCCGGGGTCGTCTCCTCGCGGGGGGATCCGCCGATGGGCATCTACCGCTGCGCCGCCTGCGGCGCGGTGAACCGGAGCGCCGCCGGCGCCGGGGCGCGGTGCGAGCGCTGCCGCGCGGCCCTCGACACGAGCGGCGCGCCCCAGCACGTCGACGCGGCGGCCCTGGTGACGCTCATCGCCTCCTCTCCGGCCCCGGTCCTGGTCGACTTCGCGGCGCCGGGCGCGCGCGCCTCCTGCCTGGCCGAGGTGGCGAGCGCGCGCGCGGGCGAGCTGGTGTGCCTGCGCGTGGACACGGCGGGCGAGCCGGCGGCCACGGCGGCGTACCGCGTCCGCCAGGCGCCGACGGTGGTGCTCTTCGCGCGGGGGGCCGAGGTGGCCCGGTTCGCGCCGACGGCGCCGGAGGCGGCCGGCCAGGTGTCGCGCTGGGTGGCGCAGGCCACCCGGGCGTGAGGCGCCGCGAGGTGGCCTCGCCGCGCCCCCGACCCGGGGCGGCGGCGCCGAAGGCGTGTTAAGGAGTGCGGCGTGCCCCTGACCGTCCTCTACTTCGCCGGCGCGCGTGAGGCCGCCGGGCTGGCTCGCGAGGCGCTGGACCTCCCCGCGGGCACCGTCGCCGACCTGCGCCGGGCGCTCACGGCGCGCCATCCGGCGCTCGCGCGCGTCCTGCCGCGCTGCCGGCTGGCCGTCAATCAGGAGATGGCGTCCGATGCCGAGCCGGTGCCGGACGGCGCCGAGGTCGCGGTCATCCCGCCGGTGTCGGGCGGAGCGCCGCGCTGCCGGGTGGTGGAGCGTCCGCTCGCGCTCGACGAGGCGGTGGAGGCGGTCCGCGGCCCCGGCCGCGGCGCGGTGGTGACCTTCGAGGGCGACGTGCGGGGCGAGACGCAGGGCCGCCCGGTGGTGCGGCTCGAGTACGAGGCCTACCTGCCCATGGCGGAGCGGACGCTGCAGCGGGTGGCGGACGAGGTCGAGCGGGAGCACGGCGCCGCGGTCGCCATCGTCCACCGGGTCGGCCACCTCGGGCCGGGCGAGGCGGCGGTGGTCATCGCCTGCGCCGCGCCGCACCGCACCCCGGCGTTCCGGGCCTGCGAGGCCGCCATCGAGCGGCTCAAGCACGAGGTGCCGATCTGGAAGCGCGAGGTGTTCTCGGACGGCAGCGTGTGGGTGGGCCTCGGACCTTGAGCGAATGGGCCGCACCCACGCCCGGGCTTCGCGGGGCGGGGGTGCTATCCTCCGGGCGCACCGCGGGGAGCGTGGGATGAAGGTCCTCATCGCCGACGACGATCAGACCATCCGGGCGCTCCTGGGCGACATGCTGGTCGACCTCGGCCACGCGGTGGTGGCCGCGGCCAACGGCGCCGAGGCCGTCGAGCTGGCCGTGCGCGAGCAGCCGGACGCGGCCATCCTCGACTTCCTCATGCCGAAGCTGTCGGGCCTCGACGCGCTCAAGGCGATGCGCGAGCGGGGGCTCGCGATGCCGGTGGTGCTGCTGACGGCCATCAGCGACAGCTCGATCCGCGAGCTGGAGGACGTCCAGTCGCCCGCGATCATCCTGGAGAAGCCCTTCCGGCGGCGCGACATCGCCAGGGCCCTCGAGCGGGCGACCCGCCCCTGACCCGGATGCGGCTCTTCCGCTCGACCCTCCTGCTCATGCTGGCGGCCGCGGTGGTGCCGTCGGTCGTGCTGGGCTTCGTCCTGCTGCGCGAGGCGCACGCGACGGTCACCCTCCGGGCGGCGGCGCTCGGGCTCGCGGCCGCGCTGGCGGTGGCGCTCCCGCTCTCCGCCTGGTTCGCGCGGCGGCTGGCGCGCCCGGTCTCGGAGTGCGTGCGCGGCGCCCTCGACATCGCGCGCGGGCGCTTCGGCCGCCAGGTGACGGTCACCGTCCGCAACGAGATCGGCGAGCTCGCGTACACCTTCAACCACATGTCGCGCGAGCTCGCGAGCTACGACCGCGAGAACCGGGCGCTCATCGCCGCGCTGGAGGCGGGGTACCTCGCCACGCTGCGCAGCCTCGCCTCCGCCATCGACGCCAAGGACCCCTCGACGCGCGGCCACAGCGACCGGGTGGCGGAGCTGGCGGTCGAGGTGGGCCGGGAGCTCCGTCTCGACGAGCCCGCGCTGAAGGCGCTCGCCTACGGCGGGCTCCTCCACGACGTGGGGAAGATCGGGATCCCGGAGGCCATCCTCCACAAGGCCGGCCAGCTGGCGCCCGCGGAGCAGGAGCTGATGCGCGCGCACCCGGCCATCGGCGCGGAGATCCTGCGCGGCGTGGCGTTCCTCGAGGCGGCGGCGCCGGCGGTGCGCAACCACCACGAGCGGTGGGACGGCGGCGGCTACCCCGACCGCCTGGCCGGCGAGGCCATCCCGCTCGTCGCGCGCATCGTGAACGCGGTGGACACCTTCGACGCCTGCACCTCCGTCCGCCCCTACCAGCAGGCGCTGCCCGGCGCGGCGGCGGTGGCGGTGCTGGAGCGGCTGCGCGGCAGCCAGATCGACCCGGCGGTGTGCGACGCGCTCGTACGCGTCGTGCAAAGGCGGGCGGGGGCGGCGCGCGACGCGGCGCTTGCCACCGCCCACGTGTGATCTACAGTCGCGCTCATGCGCCGACTGGCCCTGCTCGCCGCCCTCGCCGCCGCCGCCAGCGCGCGCGCCGACGACCCCACGCGCCGCGGCTTCGACGCGGACCCCTCCCGCCCGGCCGCGCTGGCCGACGGCGCCTTCGCCGTCGAGACCGCCGCCCCCGCGCCGGCCGGCGCCGCGCACGCCGAGCTGCTCGTGGACTGGGTCCACGGCCTGCTCGCCGCCAAGCAGGGCGACGCGCGGCTCGGGGATCTGCTCGCCGATCGCGTCGCGCTGCACGCGCTCGGGAGCTGGTCGCTGGGCGCCGTCGAGCTCGGGGCCGACCTGCCCTTCGCCGCCTGGCAGCGCTCCCACCTCGACCTGCTCACCTCCCGCGGCGTGACCGGGCCACTCGTCGATCCGATCGCGGCCACCGCCTTCGGCGACCTGCGGCTGCTCGCCAAGGCGCCGCTGCCCCGCGTCCTGCCGCTCGACCTGGCGGCGCTGGTCGACCTCCGGCTCCCGACCGGCGACGGCCGCGCCTTCCTCTCCGACGGCCTCGCGGTGAACCCGCAGCTCCTGGCGGGCCGCGCCCTGGGCCCGGTCAGGCTCGACGCCTCGGTGGGCTACCTGTTCCGCAAGAGCGGGCAGTACCTGCAGCTCGTGGCGAGCGACGGGATCACCTACGGGCTCGGCGCCTCCACGGCGCTGCCGCCGCTCGGGCGGCTCACCTCGTGGCGCGCGGTGGCGGACCTCTCCGGCCAGCTCCCGCGCGCGCTCGACCTGTCGAGCGACCGCGCCCGGGCGCCGCTCTCGGTCCGCGCCGGCGTGCGCGCCCGGGTCTGGCGCGACTTCGCGGTCGACGTCGGCGCCGGCACCGGCCTCGCCTGGTTCGGCGACGCCGGCTACGGGCGCGAGTCGTTCCGGGTCTTCGCCGGGCTGCGCTGGGAGCGCCTCGCCGCCGCGGAGCGCGAAGGCGCCGGCCGCCCGGGCGACCGGGACGGCGACGGCGTGCCCGACGCGGAGGATCGCTGCCCCGACCAGCCCGGCCCGGCCGAGCTGGAGGGCTGCCCGGACCGCGACGGCGACGGCGTGCCCGACCTCGACGATCGCTGCCCCGACCAGCCGGGCCCGGCCCAGAGCGACGGCTGCCCGCCGGCCGCCGGCGCCCCGCTGGTCGAGGTCGAGGTCGAGCGCAGCCGGATCGCGCTCCGCGACGCCATCACCTTCGAGACCGGCCGGGACACGCTCCGGCGCGAGTCCTTCCCCATCCTCGACGAGGTGGCCCGCGCGCTGCTGGCGCACCCCGAGCTGCGCCGCGTGCGTGTGGACGGCCACACCGACAACGTGGGCGGCCGCGCCTACAACCAGGACCTCTCGGCCCGCCGGGCGCGCGCGGTCGTGCGCGCGCTCGTCGAGCGGGGCGTCGCCGCGGGCCGCCTCGGCTCCCAGGGGTTCGGGTTCGAGCGGCCGCTCGCCTCCAACGCGACCGCGCTGGGCCGAGCCAAGAACCGCCGCGTCGAGTTCACCATCCTCGAGGCGGGCGCGCCCGGCGCGGCCCAGCCCGACGGCGAGCGCGAGAGGCGGGGCCCGTGATCCGCCTCGCGGTCTTCGACCTCGACGGCACCCTGGTCGACTCCCGGCTCGACCTCTGCCTGGCGGTGAACCACGCGCTGCGGGCGCTCGGGCTCCCCGAGCGCTCGCTGGAGGAGGTGTCGAGCTTCGTCGGCGAGGGCGCGGCGCTGCTGGTGGAGCGCGCGGTGGCGCCCCGGGTCGAGCTGCGCGAGGCGGCGCTCGCCGCCTGGTGGGAGCACTACCAGGTGCACCTCCTCGACCACACGGTGCTCTACCCCGGGCTGCGCGAGCTCCTGGCCGCGCTCCCCTTCCCGCTGGCCGTGCACACCAACAAGCCCGGGCGGCTCGCGCGCCGGATCCTGGAGGGGCTCGGGGTGGCGGAGCGGTTCGTCGAGGTGCTGGGCGGCGACGAGGCGCCGCGCAAGCCGTCGCCCGAGGGGACGCGCGCCCTGCTCGCGCGCCGGGGCGTCGCGCCGGCGGAGGCGGTGCTGGTGGGGGACAGCCTGGTCGACCTCGCCCTGGCCCGCGCCGTCCCGCTGCGCTTCGTGGCGGTGGGCTGGGGGCTCGTGGCGCCGGAGCGCCTCGCGGCCGCCGGGGCGCCCTCGCCGGCCCGCAGCGCGGCGGAGCTGGCGGCGGCGCTCGGAGCCGCGTGAAAGCCGCTCGCGCCGGCCCGGCCGCCCTCGCTACCATGCCCCCCGCCATGACCCTCGAGGCGCGCGTGCAGGCGCTGGTGGCCGAAGGCCGGGCCCGGGACGCGACCGCGCTCGCCCTCCGCGAGCTCGGCCCGCAGGTGCTCGCCTACCTCGTCTCCCTGCTCCGGAACGACGGGGACGCGCGGGAGGTGTTCGCGCAGTTCGCCGAGGACCTGTGGAAGGGGCTGCCCGGGTTCCGCGGCGACGCCTCCCTGCGCGGCTGGGCCTACCGCATCGCCTGGCACGCCAGCGCCCGCTGGGCGCGCGACCCCTACCGGCAGCGCGGGCGCCGCCTGGAGACGCGCGAGGCGTCGGCGCTCGCGGCCGAGGTCCTCACCACCCTCGGCGACGAGGCGCGGCGCGCCGACCGCATGTCCGCGCTGCGCGCGCGGCTCGCCCCCGAGGAGCAGACGCTGCTCATCCTGCGGGTCGACCGCGACCTGCCGTGGCGCGAGGTGGCGCTGGTGCTGGCCGAGGACGGGCGCCCCGCGCCGAGCGAGGCCGCCCTGCGCAAGCGGTTCGAGCGGCTCAAGGAGAAGCTGGGGAGGGCCGCGCGCGACGAGGGGCTGATGGACTGACCGCGCCCGGGCGGCCGCGCTTTCCGAAAACTGGCCGGCGCCCGCGGGCGGTGGCACGCTCGCGGCATGCTGAGGGTGCTCTTCGGGCTCTTCCTGTGCGCCGCGCTCGCGGCGGCCGCCGCCTTCGTCCCGGTGCGCGGGCGCACGGTCCTCGATCGCTGGCGCGCCGCGCCGGACGCCTCGACCTTCGCCGACCGCTCCCTGGCGGAGGCGAAGGTGGCGATGGGGCTCGCGCCGGAGCCGCCGCGCCCGGCGGCGCGGCCGAGGCCCCCCCGGGCCTCCCGGCCGGTGGCGCGCGCGGCGCGGCCCGCGGTGCCCACCGAGCACCACACCGAGGCGGACCGCGCCGCCCTCGACCGCGTCGTCGCCGAGCGGGCGGCGCGGTAGCGCCAGCCAGGTCCCGCGCCTTGTGGACGCCCGCGGCCGCGCTCACCTTGAGCGGCGGGGGTGCGGGAGATGCGGCGTCCGGGCGGCATCGGGTTCACGGCGGCTGCGGCGGCTCTCCTCCTCGCCGGGCGCACGGCCGCCGCCCCGCCCGCTCCTCCGCCGGAGGTCGCGGGCCGCGCGCTGCCCGAGCTGACGCGGCTGGCCCAGGCGGCGCTGCCGGCGGTGGTCGGCATCGTGACGGTCCAGGGCGAGCGCGACCCCGCGCCCGGCGATCCGCTCAAGGACGTCTTCGACCACTTCCGCGGCGACGCCCCGCGCCGGGGGCTCGCCAGCGGCTTCGTCATCGACCCCTCGGGCCTCATCCTCACCAACGCCCACGTGGTCGAGGGCGCCGCGCGCGTCGAGGTCGAGGTGGGCGAGGACGGGGAGCGGCTCCCCGGGCGCGTGGTGGGGAAGGACCCCGCCAGCGACGTGGCGCTCGTCGAGGTGTCGGCCGGGCGGGCGCTCCCCGCGCTGCCCCTGGGCGACTCGGATCGGCTCCAGATCGCGGAGTGGCTGATGGTGGTGGGCAACCCCTTCGGCCTGGCCCACACCGTCACCGTCGGGATCGTGAGCCACACCGGCCGCTCCGACGTCGTCCCCTCGGGACGTGACGGCTACTACGACTTCATCCAGACCGACGCGTCGATCAACCCGGGCAACTCGGGCGGGCCGCTGCTCAACCTGCGGGGCGAGGTGGTCGGCATCGCGACCGCCATCAACGCGAGCGGCCAGGGCATCGGGTTCGCCGTCCCCATCAACATGGCGAAGGAGATCCTGGCGCAGCTCCGCGACCACGGCCGGGTGGTGCGGAGCTGGCTCGGGGTCTCGGTGCGCGAGCTCCGGCCGGCGGCGGGCCGCGCCGCGCGCCCGCGCGAGGTGGTGGTGACCGGGGTCGTGACCGGCGGGCCGGCGGCCGCGAGCGGCCTGAAGGTCGGGGACGTCATCACCGGGTTCGAGGGGCGCAGCGTGGCCACCGCTGCCCGCCTGCGCTGGTACGTCGCCACCGCCGGCGTGGGGCGCAGCGTGGCGCTGCAGGTCCGCCGGGGCCCCGACGAGCGCTCGCTGCACGTCGAGCTGGGGCCGCTGCCGGACGCCGCCGAGGACGGCGCGGTCACCGGGACGGGGTCGGCCTCGGGCGCGCTCGACGAGTAGCCGGCCCCCCGGCGCACGCACGGCTTGCGCTCCTCGCCGAGGTCGGGTTATCTAGCGACCCCCGCGCCCGTTCTCCGGGCGCGGTCGCCTTTTCGAGAGAGCCATGGCCGAGACTGCGAAGACCAAGAAGACGGCGCCGGCGCCCAAGGGTGGCGGCAAGAAGAGCTGCCAGATCGAGGGCTGCAAGCGCGGCTACCGCGCGAAGGGGCTCTGCTTCTTCCACTACAAGAAGTGGCGCCGCGGGGAGCTCGAGAAGAAGCCCGGCCTCGGCGCGCCGCGCTACGAGACCTGCGGCAAGGAAGCCTGCAAGAAGAAGGTCGCCGCCCACGGCCTGTGCCAGGAGCACTTCGACGCCTGGAAGGCGAGCCGGAAGAGCGCCAAGCTCTCCGCCGCCCCCGCGGCCGAAGCCCCGGCCGCGAGCTGAGCGAGCGCGGGGCTCGTCCCCCGCCGTGCCGCTCACCCCAGCTTCAGCTTTCGCTCGAGCGCCCTCGCCGCCGCGAGGAGCAGCTCGATCTCGCGCTGCGTCGGCTCCGCGCGCGCGAGCAGGCGGCGCCACTCGGCCAGGATGTGCTCGGGGTTCTGCGGGTTCAG
The Anaeromyxobacter diazotrophicus genome window above contains:
- a CDS encoding S1C family serine protease: MRRPGGIGFTAAAAALLLAGRTAAAPPAPPPEVAGRALPELTRLAQAALPAVVGIVTVQGERDPAPGDPLKDVFDHFRGDAPRRGLASGFVIDPSGLILTNAHVVEGAARVEVEVGEDGERLPGRVVGKDPASDVALVEVSAGRALPALPLGDSDRLQIAEWLMVVGNPFGLAHTVTVGIVSHTGRSDVVPSGRDGYYDFIQTDASINPGNSGGPLLNLRGEVVGIATAINASGQGIGFAVPINMAKEILAQLRDHGRVVRSWLGVSVRELRPAAGRAARPREVVVTGVVTGGPAAASGLKVGDVITGFEGRSVATAARLRWYVATAGVGRSVALQVRRGPDERSLHVELGPLPDAAEDGAVTGTGSASGALDE